The following proteins are co-located in the Dehalococcoidales bacterium genome:
- the dnaB gene encoding replicative DNA helicase, protein MNGEKLPPRDTDAEEAVIGSLLIDGAAIYKIAVLIKPSDFYSDRNSQIYEACLSLYQRSEAINQITVAQELDRQDKLEACGGSAYLSHLISIVPTSLDIEHYAQIVYRLSIMRRLIAASNQIAAIGYEADPDVDSSLSRAEEVLFKIRQGQDTRDLVPIRQVLDKYFEATVPGTAASEGQPEYIPYIKSSFTGLDDFLSGFQRSDLIIAAGRPSMGKTSLVLNIARNAAVEQGACVAIFSLEMSRESLVLRLLSSESGVNLSRVRFGLHGEAEERKVMDATGILAEAPIYIDDSPQLRVVEIRSKLRQLYHDRGVDLVIIDYLQLIQGEGKRENRVQEISYITRYLKGIARELNVPVIAASQLSRAVEWRTSHRPQLSDLRESGSIEQDADIVLFIYRDEVRYSSQQEWEAEHPGEKYPPPAEVIIAKHRNGPTGQINLRFVPRLAKFENIPENITTAEPSLL, encoded by the coding sequence GTGAACGGCGAGAAACTACCACCACGTGATACCGATGCTGAGGAAGCAGTAATCGGATCACTATTAATAGACGGCGCAGCAATCTACAAGATCGCCGTCCTGATCAAGCCGTCGGACTTTTATAGCGACAGAAACTCGCAGATATACGAGGCTTGCCTGTCGCTATACCAGCGCAGCGAAGCGATAAACCAGATTACAGTGGCCCAGGAGCTCGACCGCCAGGACAAGCTGGAGGCATGTGGCGGCAGCGCCTACTTAAGTCACCTGATATCTATAGTACCTACCTCACTGGATATCGAACACTACGCTCAAATTGTCTACCGGCTGTCGATAATGCGCCGCCTGATAGCTGCCAGCAACCAGATTGCAGCCATCGGCTATGAGGCTGACCCCGATGTTGACTCAAGCCTCAGTCGCGCCGAGGAGGTCCTATTCAAGATACGCCAGGGTCAGGACACCCGGGATCTGGTTCCTATCCGCCAGGTGCTGGACAAATACTTTGAGGCCACTGTCCCCGGGACAGCCGCTTCAGAAGGACAGCCTGAATACATACCTTATATCAAATCAAGCTTCACCGGTCTGGACGATTTCCTCAGCGGGTTCCAGCGCTCCGACCTGATAATTGCTGCCGGTAGACCCAGCATGGGTAAGACCAGCCTGGTCCTGAACATCGCTCGAAATGCCGCCGTGGAGCAGGGCGCCTGCGTGGCCATCTTCAGTCTGGAGATGTCACGAGAGTCGCTGGTACTCCGCCTGCTTTCCAGCGAGTCGGGAGTAAACCTGAGCCGGGTCCGTTTCGGGCTGCACGGCGAGGCGGAGGAAAGAAAGGTTATGGACGCTACGGGTATCCTCGCCGAGGCACCGATCTACATCGATGATTCCCCGCAGCTCCGGGTAGTAGAGATCAGGAGCAAGCTACGTCAGCTCTATCATGATCGAGGCGTTGATCTCGTGATCATTGACTACCTGCAGCTGATCCAGGGGGAGGGCAAAAGGGAAAACAGGGTCCAGGAAATCAGCTATATCACACGATATCTGAAGGGAATAGCCCGTGAGCTTAATGTGCCGGTGATAGCGGCATCCCAGCTCAGCCGGGCGGTGGAATGGCGGACTTCACACAGACCCCAGCTATCCGACCTGCGAGAGAGCGGCAGTATTGAGCAGGACGCCGATATCGTCCTCTTCATCTACCGGGACGAGGTACGCTATTCCAGCCAGCAGGAGTGGGAAGCGGAGCATCCCGGAGAAAAATACCCTCCTCCGGCCGAGGTCATCATTGCCAAGCACCGTAACGGCCCTACCGGACAGATAAACCTGCGCTTCGTCCCCCGACTGGCCAAGTTTGAGAATATTCCCGAAAATATTACCACCGCCGAGCCGAGCCTGTTATGA
- a CDS encoding HNH endonuclease produces MINRSVLVLNQNYEPLNICRVRRAIVLVYEGRAEMLEDGAGFIRSIDREIPLPSVIRLSYIIKRPRPKRRLTRLEIFNRDRYICQYCGKKTQQLTLDHVIPRYRGGEQTWENVVSACIPCNRRKAGQTPKEAGMSLINCPHPPKDRLPFYIPLSLKTQVQWQKYLPQ; encoded by the coding sequence ATGATAAACCGGTCGGTCCTGGTACTGAATCAGAATTATGAGCCGCTCAATATATGTCGAGTCCGACGGGCAATTGTGCTGGTTTATGAAGGTAGGGCTGAAATGCTGGAAGACGGCGCCGGTTTTATCCGCTCGATCGACCGTGAAATTCCCCTGCCCTCGGTAATCCGGTTATCCTACATCATCAAGCGTCCCCGACCGAAAAGAAGACTGACCCGACTGGAGATCTTCAACCGCGACCGATACATCTGCCAGTATTGCGGTAAGAAGACCCAGCAGCTTACTCTGGACCACGTTATTCCCCGCTACCGCGGCGGCGAGCAGACCTGGGAGAATGTGGTCAGCGCCTGTATTCCATGCAACCGGCGCAAGGCAGGACAAACCCCCAAAGAAGCCGGGATGAGCCTAATAAACTGTCCCCACCCTCCAAAGGACCGCCTTCCCTTCTACATCCCCCTGTCCCTGAAGACCCAGGTCCAGTGGCAGAAATACCTTCCTCAGTAA
- a CDS encoding stage 0 sporulation family protein, which translates to MRMADVVGIRFKRTGKMYYFDPAGIDLNVSDYVVVKTARGLEMGQVVVAPRQVLDSEVKEPLKPVVRKAEPEDIKHAEELEQKTAEALAECGKLIEKLELPMKLLAAEYGLTGNRLTFFFSASERVDFRELVKELTSRLKVRVELRQVGPRDGAKLIGGYGRCGRQLCCSSFLTEFEPVSIRMAKDQDLPLNPMKISGTCGRLMCCLGYEGELYRAMREKLPKKGQRVMTNSGAAVVTGNNPLKQTVLVELKSGAIVELPADEVTIEAEQPHKPQKKKG; encoded by the coding sequence ATGAGGATGGCCGATGTTGTCGGCATACGTTTTAAGAGGACCGGGAAGATGTATTATTTCGACCCGGCTGGTATTGATCTGAATGTGAGTGACTACGTCGTGGTCAAGACGGCTCGCGGCCTGGAGATGGGGCAGGTAGTTGTTGCTCCCCGGCAGGTGCTGGATAGCGAAGTTAAGGAACCGCTCAAGCCGGTAGTCCGTAAGGCAGAGCCGGAAGATATCAAACATGCCGAGGAATTGGAGCAAAAGACCGCGGAAGCTCTGGCCGAATGCGGTAAGTTGATCGAGAAGCTGGAGCTGCCGATGAAGTTACTCGCTGCCGAGTACGGCCTTACCGGCAACCGCCTTACCTTTTTCTTCAGTGCTTCGGAGCGGGTTGATTTTCGCGAGCTGGTCAAGGAGTTGACCAGCCGGTTGAAGGTACGGGTGGAACTGCGGCAGGTGGGACCCAGAGATGGAGCCAAGCTGATAGGCGGCTATGGTCGCTGCGGACGTCAACTGTGCTGCAGCAGTTTTTTGACCGAATTTGAACCTGTTTCGATCAGGATGGCCAAGGATCAGGATCTGCCCCTTAATCCGATGAAGATATCGGGTACCTGCGGCCGTTTGATGTGTTGTTTGGGTTATGAGGGTGAGCTCTACCGGGCTATGCGAGAGAAATTACCCAAAAAGGGTCAGCGGGTAATGACTAATAGCGGGGCTGCCGTTGTTACCGGAAACAACCCGCTCAAGCAGACGGTATTGGTGGAACTAAAGAGCGGGGCGATTGTTGAACTGCCTGCCGATGAGGTAACTATCGAGGCGGAACAACCGCATAAACCGCAGAAGAAAAAGGGTTGA
- the trxB gene encoding thioredoxin-disulfide reductase codes for MGNSVPNSYEAIIIGGGPAGLTAGLYTARARISSLLIEKGAFGGQMINAARLDNYPGFPEGVSGFELAELMLKQATKYGLETVIAEVTGLKIKGEEKIVETSGGTFTAKAVIITGGSNRRKLGVPGEEQFTGKGVSYCATCDAAFFRGLPVALVGGGNSAISEALHLAKSASRVTVIHRRNQLRATPILQEKAFAEPKIDFRLESIVESIEGKDSVQRIRLHQIKTGEQSTLEVSGVFISIGFIPNTGYLKGILPLANDGSIITNNKMETGVAGIFAAGDIRQKTEWQAITAAGDGATAAINVEKFLS; via the coding sequence ATGGGCAATTCAGTTCCGAATAGCTATGAAGCGATTATTATCGGCGGCGGTCCGGCGGGACTTACTGCCGGACTTTACACGGCAAGGGCAAGAATCAGCAGCCTGCTGATAGAAAAGGGGGCATTCGGGGGCCAGATGATAAATGCCGCGCGCCTGGACAACTACCCCGGTTTCCCGGAAGGCGTCAGCGGATTTGAACTGGCCGAGCTAATGCTCAAGCAAGCGACAAAATACGGCCTGGAGACCGTTATCGCCGAGGTTACCGGTCTAAAGATTAAGGGTGAAGAGAAAATAGTCGAGACCAGCGGCGGTACCTTCACCGCTAAGGCAGTGATTATCACCGGCGGTTCCAACCGGCGTAAGTTAGGGGTGCCGGGAGAGGAGCAGTTTACCGGCAAAGGGGTCTCCTACTGTGCCACCTGTGATGCCGCCTTCTTTAGAGGGCTGCCGGTAGCTTTAGTCGGCGGCGGTAACTCGGCAATTTCGGAAGCTTTGCACCTGGCAAAGTCTGCCTCCAGGGTTACCGTAATACACCGCCGCAACCAACTGCGTGCCACACCTATTCTACAGGAGAAAGCCTTTGCCGAGCCCAAAATAGACTTCCGTCTGGAGAGTATCGTAGAAAGCATCGAGGGTAAAGATTCCGTGCAACGGATCAGGCTTCACCAGATAAAGACCGGGGAGCAGTCTACTCTGGAGGTATCCGGCGTCTTCATCTCGATCGGTTTTATCCCCAATACCGGTTATCTGAAGGGTATTCTACCCCTGGCTAATGATGGTTCTATCATTACCAACAACAAGATGGAGACGGGAGTAGCCGGCATCTTTGCCGCCGGGGACATCCGTCAAAAGACGGAGTGGCAGGCGATAACCGCTGCCGGTGACGGAGCAACCGCTGCGATAAATGTAGAAAAATTCCTGAGCTGA
- a CDS encoding DnaD domain protein — MKQFTGFPPRMQYTPIPNLFFSTLLPQISDMAELKTTLHILAALYRKKGYPRYVSYRELAAIPSLMHSLTGTAEPPAEVLRRALAMATRRETILHIALDKDGVTEDIYFLNTESDRKTINMIKNGDLSLGNLSTGGNSDALITERSDIFTLYEENIGMLTPLISEELSQAEKLYPAGWITDAIKEAASLNKRSWRYISRILERWRQEGRSDGTPGQDSKKTDLDRYVNQKYGHMFRR; from the coding sequence ATGAAGCAGTTTACCGGGTTTCCCCCCAGAATGCAGTACACCCCGATACCCAACCTCTTCTTCAGTACTCTTCTGCCTCAAATCAGTGATATGGCGGAGCTTAAGACGACCCTCCATATTCTCGCCGCTCTCTACCGCAAGAAGGGCTACCCTCGCTACGTAAGCTACCGGGAGCTAGCGGCCATCCCCAGTCTGATGCATAGCCTTACCGGCACGGCAGAACCGCCTGCAGAGGTACTGCGCAGGGCGCTGGCGATGGCAACCAGAAGAGAGACCATCCTTCATATAGCACTGGATAAAGACGGGGTAACCGAGGATATCTATTTCCTTAATACCGAGTCCGACAGAAAGACCATCAACATGATTAAGAACGGTGATCTCTCTCTGGGCAATCTCAGCACCGGGGGAAACAGCGATGCCCTGATTACGGAACGGTCCGACATCTTCACCCTGTATGAAGAGAACATCGGTATGCTCACCCCCTTGATTTCCGAAGAGCTGAGCCAGGCAGAGAAGCTATACCCCGCCGGATGGATAACGGATGCTATCAAAGAAGCCGCCTCCCTTAACAAACGGAGCTGGCGGTACATCTCAAGAATTCTGGAGCGCTGGCGTCAGGAAGGAAGGAGTGATGGAACACCTGGGCAAGATTCTAAGAAAACAGACCTGGACAGATACGTCAACCAGAAATACGGACACATGTTCCGGCGCTGA
- a CDS encoding ATP-binding protein, giving the protein MEHLGKILRKQTWTDTSTRNTDTCSGAEEAEAEPGSNCPVCKGAGFVHPILSSGKPDFSRVIPCRCVKESLTRERQTHLIKYSNLGALTRFTFSTLIPEGRSGNPANQEQFAQACQAARTFAGEPRGWLILTGPSGCGKTHLAAAIVNERISQGHPAFFISAPDLLDRLRSAFNPDSEMPYDEFFDQVRNAPLLVLDDLGAQTSTPWAKEKLEQLLNYRFNSELPTVIIPIIAIEHLNDRIRTRLTDPDLCRTYGIEEKETPSEYSWAPEFELQKSMTFDTFDHERLNLPREQRENLKHVFEGVFRFARSPEGWLILQGANGCGKTHLAAAVVNYCYQAKKPALFVVVPEFLDHLRSAFNPESRVSYDQLFEKVKTAPLLVLDDFGEQTTTPWAQEKLYQVINYRYNAKLSTVITTRHTMDEIDSPISSRLVDAKLSTPFIITVPDYRSDRQPGPKSRPSGGRKERWG; this is encoded by the coding sequence ATGGAACACCTGGGCAAGATTCTAAGAAAACAGACCTGGACAGATACGTCAACCAGAAATACGGACACATGTTCCGGCGCTGAAGAAGCGGAAGCCGAACCAGGCTCAAACTGCCCTGTATGCAAAGGTGCCGGTTTTGTTCACCCGATTCTCTCCTCGGGAAAACCGGACTTCAGCCGGGTTATCCCCTGCCGCTGCGTAAAAGAATCGTTGACCAGAGAGCGCCAGACCCACCTGATAAAGTACAGCAACCTGGGGGCACTAACCCGCTTCACCTTCAGTACCCTGATCCCTGAAGGAAGGAGCGGCAACCCGGCAAACCAGGAACAATTCGCCCAGGCCTGCCAGGCCGCCCGTACCTTTGCCGGCGAACCCAGGGGATGGCTGATCCTGACCGGTCCCAGCGGCTGCGGCAAGACCCACCTGGCGGCGGCAATCGTTAATGAGCGCATCAGCCAGGGGCACCCCGCCTTCTTCATCTCCGCTCCCGACCTCCTCGACCGTCTGCGTTCCGCCTTCAACCCCGACAGCGAAATGCCTTATGACGAGTTCTTCGACCAGGTGCGCAATGCACCGCTGCTGGTCCTGGACGATTTGGGTGCCCAGACCAGTACCCCCTGGGCTAAAGAAAAACTGGAGCAGTTGCTGAACTACCGCTTCAACAGCGAGCTGCCCACCGTGATCATTCCTATCATCGCTATTGAACATCTCAACGACCGGATACGCACCCGTCTCACCGACCCCGATTTGTGCCGGACGTACGGCATCGAGGAAAAGGAAACTCCGTCGGAATATAGCTGGGCCCCCGAGTTCGAACTGCAAAAGAGCATGACCTTCGACACATTCGACCACGAGCGGCTTAACCTGCCCCGGGAGCAACGCGAGAACCTGAAACATGTCTTCGAGGGAGTCTTTCGATTCGCCCGCTCACCGGAGGGGTGGCTGATACTTCAAGGGGCCAACGGCTGCGGTAAGACCCACCTGGCGGCAGCCGTAGTTAACTACTGCTACCAGGCCAAAAAACCGGCCCTGTTTGTGGTGGTACCCGAGTTTCTCGACCACCTGCGTTCCGCCTTCAACCCGGAGAGCAGGGTTTCCTACGATCAGTTGTTCGAAAAGGTAAAGACAGCGCCGCTGCTCGTCCTGGACGACTTCGGGGAACAGACCACCACACCCTGGGCGCAGGAAAAGCTGTACCAGGTTATCAACTACCGCTATAACGCCAAGCTATCGACAGTAATCACCACCCGTCATACCATGGATGAAATCGACAGTCCGATTAGCTCACGCCTGGTAGATGCCAAGCTCAGCACGCCGTTTATTATTACCGTCCCCGATTACCGGAGTGACCGCCAGCCCGGCCCGAAGTCGAGACCCAGCGGCGGCAGGAAGGAACGCTGGGGCTAA
- a CDS encoding DNA polymerase III subunit delta' C-terminal domain-containing protein, with protein MWQVVGQDSAVSLLERSLDKKTLAHAYLLVGPPHVGKMTLALDLAKAINCDSAAVPCGECTSCRRIASGKHADVQIIGLAGADDPPEDRSQTEIGIDRIRHMQHSASLPPFEGRYKVFIIERAELLSNEAANCLLKTLEEPQENVVFLLLTAREELLPATVVSRCQRLELFPLAVGAAESALSSRWAVEKEKARLLARLCHGCLGRALLAAPDDIWLKERSERMAQLLGVIDAAGYGGRLEYALQLASQYGKDRGAVQDVLDFWLDWWHDLLLVKIGCTEAITNVDVSAVLEQRAEEYSLAEIKGFITAIQSAGGQLKQNANPQLVFEVLMLSIPGRGV; from the coding sequence ATGTGGCAGGTAGTTGGTCAGGATAGTGCCGTCTCCTTGCTGGAGCGTAGTCTGGATAAGAAGACCCTGGCACATGCCTACCTTCTAGTGGGCCCTCCCCATGTCGGTAAAATGACGCTGGCTCTGGACCTGGCTAAGGCAATAAACTGTGATTCCGCCGCCGTCCCCTGCGGAGAATGTACTTCCTGCCGGAGAATAGCCTCGGGTAAGCATGCCGATGTGCAGATCATCGGATTGGCCGGAGCTGATGACCCGCCGGAGGACAGGTCTCAGACGGAAATCGGCATTGACCGGATTCGACACATGCAGCACTCGGCCTCTCTGCCGCCGTTCGAAGGCAGGTACAAAGTGTTTATTATCGAGAGGGCTGAGCTGCTGTCGAATGAAGCCGCCAACTGTCTTTTGAAGACCCTGGAGGAACCCCAGGAGAATGTGGTTTTTCTCCTGCTGACTGCCCGGGAGGAGCTGCTGCCGGCTACCGTTGTTTCCCGCTGCCAGCGGTTGGAGTTGTTCCCGCTGGCGGTTGGTGCGGCGGAGTCTGCACTGAGTAGCCGCTGGGCCGTTGAGAAAGAGAAGGCCAGACTGCTGGCCCGGCTTTGCCACGGCTGCCTGGGCCGGGCGTTGCTGGCTGCTCCCGATGATATCTGGCTGAAAGAGCGGTCGGAAAGGATGGCACAGTTGCTCGGTGTTATCGATGCTGCCGGTTATGGGGGACGCCTTGAGTATGCCCTCCAGCTGGCATCTCAGTACGGCAAAGATAGAGGGGCGGTGCAGGATGTTCTGGACTTCTGGCTTGACTGGTGGCATGACCTGCTTCTGGTCAAGATTGGTTGTACCGAGGCTATTACTAATGTTGATGTTTCGGCTGTACTTGAGCAACGGGCTGAGGAATACAGTCTGGCTGAAATAAAAGGCTTTATTACTGCCATTCAGTCGGCCGGCGGGCAGCTCAAGCAGAACGCTAATCCGCAATTGGTATTCGAGGTGCTGATGCTGAGTATACCGGGAAGGGGTGTATGA
- a CDS encoding M20 family metallopeptidase: MEAEELKALVISKVDAHSSQLNGLSSSIHAHPETCFKETKAAAWLGQYLTENGFSIKKGICGLPTAFRASYGQGKPAIAILAEYDALPGLGHACGHNLIAACAVGAAVAVRPAIDRLGGEIIVIGTPAEETGGGKIIMANQGAFADVDIAMMVHPGVQNYAAIQALACQVLEVEFQGKAAHAAARPEAGINALEAMLQSFNAINSLRQHIRDKARIHGIITDGGQAANIVPDHSAATFIVRAEDDAYLDELKQKLINCFIGAATASGARLKYHWQENPYAPMRNNLTLARLFQHNMESLGRKMGKTGSNDAVFSTDMGNVSQQVPSIHPMVAIAPEEISLHSPQFASAAASDEGSRALLDAAKALAMTAVDLLANPAKVAEVKAEFCRKEK; the protein is encoded by the coding sequence GTGGAAGCAGAAGAACTAAAGGCTCTGGTTATCAGTAAGGTAGACGCTCACAGCAGTCAGCTCAACGGGCTCAGTTCAAGTATTCACGCCCATCCCGAAACGTGCTTCAAGGAAACAAAAGCGGCCGCCTGGCTGGGCCAATACCTTACGGAAAACGGTTTCTCGATAAAAAAGGGGATCTGCGGGCTGCCGACCGCATTCCGTGCCAGTTATGGGCAGGGAAAACCGGCGATCGCGATACTGGCTGAATACGATGCGCTGCCCGGACTCGGGCATGCCTGTGGTCATAATCTCATCGCTGCCTGTGCTGTTGGAGCCGCGGTTGCCGTCCGGCCGGCCATCGACCGGTTGGGAGGGGAGATCATAGTTATCGGTACGCCGGCGGAAGAGACAGGCGGGGGTAAAATAATTATGGCCAATCAAGGAGCCTTCGCCGATGTGGATATTGCCATGATGGTACACCCGGGAGTACAGAACTACGCCGCCATCCAGGCCCTTGCCTGCCAGGTGCTGGAGGTTGAATTCCAGGGTAAGGCAGCCCACGCTGCCGCCAGGCCGGAAGCAGGCATCAACGCCCTGGAGGCAATGCTCCAGTCTTTCAACGCCATTAATTCACTGCGGCAGCACATCAGGGACAAGGCCCGCATCCACGGCATTATCACCGACGGCGGGCAGGCAGCCAACATCGTCCCCGACCACAGTGCCGCCACATTCATCGTGAGGGCAGAGGATGATGCCTACCTGGATGAACTAAAGCAGAAGCTAATCAACTGCTTTATCGGAGCAGCCACCGCCAGCGGCGCCCGCCTGAAATACCACTGGCAGGAGAACCCCTATGCCCCCATGCGCAACAATCTGACCCTGGCCCGATTATTTCAGCACAACATGGAGTCCCTGGGACGCAAGATGGGAAAAACCGGCTCAAACGATGCCGTTTTCAGCACCGATATGGGCAATGTCAGTCAACAGGTGCCGAGTATTCACCCCATGGTAGCCATCGCTCCGGAGGAAATATCGCTTCATTCTCCCCAGTTTGCCTCGGCCGCTGCTTCCGATGAAGGGAGCCGAGCTCTCCTTGACGCCGCCAAGGCACTGGCGATGACCGCCGTTGATTTACTGGCTAACCCGGCCAAGGTAGCCGAAGTTAAAGCGGAGTTTTGCCGGAAGGAGAAATAA
- the rplI gene encoding 50S ribosomal protein L9 yields MKVIFLEDVPHVARSGDIKEVADGYARNFLIPKKLALTADSAAIKLAEVRRRAKARQQAETEAELQELARQIDGKEITLKARVGSKDRLYGSITSADISAEMEKSEGIVIDKKKIDLEEHIHQLGSYEITVRLGSEITPKIKVKVIEEKIEEEAEAKVEAKTEKKVKKKAEKKTKEEKENGGGEEEAGEKTGEEEPA; encoded by the coding sequence ATGAAGGTTATTTTCCTAGAGGATGTACCCCACGTAGCCCGGTCCGGCGATATCAAGGAGGTAGCCGACGGCTACGCCAGAAACTTCCTTATCCCGAAGAAACTGGCGCTGACAGCCGACTCGGCTGCCATAAAACTGGCAGAAGTACGACGCCGTGCCAAGGCCAGACAGCAAGCTGAGACCGAAGCCGAACTACAAGAACTTGCCCGGCAGATAGACGGGAAAGAAATCACCCTGAAAGCACGGGTGGGAAGCAAGGATCGCCTGTATGGCTCGATTACCAGTGCCGATATCTCCGCCGAGATGGAGAAGAGTGAAGGAATAGTTATCGACAAGAAAAAGATAGACCTTGAGGAACACATCCACCAACTCGGCAGCTACGAGATAACCGTTAGATTGGGCAGTGAGATCACACCCAAAATAAAGGTTAAAGTGATAGAGGAAAAGATCGAGGAAGAGGCAGAGGCTAAGGTAGAAGCGAAGACAGAGAAGAAGGTAAAGAAGAAGGCGGAGAAGAAGACCAAGGAAGAGAAGGAAAACGGGGGAGGAGAAGAAGAGGCAGGGGAGAAGACAGGGGAAGAGGAGCCAGCATAG
- the lysA gene encoding diaminopimelate decarboxylase, producing MLSRLPLFPISSRINEAGHLSIGGCDTVGLAAEFGTPLYLFDESNLRASCAEFRSGFGRFYSDTTVVYACKAFINRTLAAIFAEEGLGLDVVSAGELAIARSADFPPDRVYFHGNNKSAEELEQALELGVGRIVVDNLHELKMLEEIAGKRGLKPDILLRLLPGVDPHTHRYISTGIIDSKFGFPLPRAEEAVAQAMLSPGLNLVGLHSHIGSLIFEVEPYLRAVDVVLDFAAAMGERYGFKISELNIGGGYAIRYTMDKPAPPVSHYAEAIASRIITRCRKLGLALPRLIVEPGRAIVGRSGVALYKVGAVKDIPGIRRYVAVDGGMGDNIRPALYEARYEAVAANRMNAEESGKVTIAGKFCESGDVLIRDIVMPSLSSGDIIALPCCGAYCLPMASNYNASLKPAVVLIGDGKARLIRRRETFSDLTGCDLDWKAG from the coding sequence ATGTTATCAAGATTACCGCTGTTTCCAATCAGCTCCCGGATAAATGAGGCGGGTCATCTCTCGATTGGTGGTTGCGACACCGTCGGGCTGGCGGCTGAATTCGGCACGCCTCTCTATCTCTTCGATGAATCCAACCTGCGCGCCAGCTGTGCTGAGTTCAGGAGCGGGTTCGGCCGGTTTTATTCTGATACCACGGTTGTCTACGCCTGCAAGGCCTTTATCAACAGGACCCTGGCGGCTATCTTTGCCGAGGAGGGGTTGGGGCTGGATGTGGTCTCCGCCGGCGAGCTGGCGATTGCCCGATCGGCCGACTTTCCTCCGGACAGGGTCTACTTCCACGGCAACAACAAGTCGGCTGAGGAGCTCGAGCAGGCGCTTGAGCTGGGTGTCGGCCGCATCGTGGTGGACAACTTACATGAGCTTAAGATGCTTGAGGAGATAGCCGGAAAGCGGGGCCTGAAGCCCGATATACTGCTGCGGCTTCTGCCCGGCGTTGACCCCCATACTCACCGGTACATTTCCACGGGTATTATCGACAGTAAGTTCGGCTTCCCCTTGCCCAGAGCGGAAGAGGCGGTAGCGCAGGCGATGTTATCGCCCGGCCTTAACCTTGTCGGTCTGCACTCTCATATCGGGTCTCTCATCTTCGAGGTGGAGCCGTACCTTCGTGCTGTCGATGTCGTCCTGGACTTCGCGGCTGCAATGGGAGAGAGGTATGGCTTCAAAATCAGCGAACTGAATATCGGGGGTGGGTATGCTATCCGGTATACCATGGATAAGCCGGCCCCGCCGGTCTCACATTACGCCGAGGCGATAGCGTCCAGGATTATTACCAGGTGTCGTAAGCTGGGTCTGGCGTTGCCCCGGCTTATCGTTGAGCCGGGCAGGGCTATCGTGGGAAGGTCCGGAGTGGCGCTGTATAAGGTCGGCGCCGTTAAGGATATCCCCGGTATCAGGCGCTATGTTGCGGTGGATGGCGGGATGGGAGACAATATCCGCCCCGCCCTTTATGAGGCCAGGTATGAGGCGGTGGCGGCTAATCGGATGAATGCCGAGGAATCGGGGAAGGTTACTATCGCCGGCAAGTTTTGCGAGTCGGGCGATGTATTAATCAGGGATATCGTGATGCCTTCCCTCTCGAGCGGTGACATTATTGCTTTACCCTGCTGCGGCGCTTATTGCCTGCCGATGGCCAGCAACTACAATGCCTCACTTAAGCCGGCTGTTGTTTTAATCGGGGACGGCAAAGCCCGCCTTATCCGGCGGCGGGAGACTTTCAGCGATCTGACCGGCTGTGATTTGGACTGGAAGGCAGGGTGA